The Clostridium chauvoei genome has a window encoding:
- a CDS encoding GNAT family N-acetyltransferase produces the protein MSEVKEVNIDLVKGTLSDYIIRDKNRIVIGRFTILELDKDNKRCDVKLKFYRYNDSDLLNETIKSILRAIFKDSSVHKANFIVNENANFKVFIDLGFVLEGIFSDNLFINGHFVDELSFGINRNDYNNFMITSIIRLKGENIEIRNLTPESADELLDYYIRNKDHLSPYEPSRDASFYTYEMQRDILIESYRQLMSGTGYDLGIYIDDKLIGKAKVSNIVYGIFKSAILGYSIDKDYQGKGYMKEAVRLILDYAKNELELHRVEASVLVDNERSKGVLLGCGFKEIGINEKYLYINGSWRDHLTLYKILED, from the coding sequence ATGAGTGAAGTTAAAGAAGTAAATATAGATTTAGTAAAAGGCACACTTAGTGATTATATTATTAGGGATAAAAATAGAATAGTTATTGGAAGATTTACGATTTTAGAATTAGATAAAGACAATAAAAGATGTGATGTAAAGTTAAAATTTTATAGATATAATGATTCTGATTTATTAAATGAAACCATTAAAAGTATATTAAGAGCGATATTTAAGGATTCAAGTGTACACAAAGCTAATTTTATAGTTAATGAAAATGCAAATTTTAAAGTATTTATAGATTTAGGGTTTGTGTTAGAAGGAATATTTTCAGACAATCTTTTTATTAACGGTCATTTTGTAGATGAACTTAGTTTTGGGATAAACAGAAATGATTATAATAATTTTATGATTACATCAATTATTAGATTAAAGGGAGAAAATATAGAAATTAGAAATCTAACTCCAGAGAGTGCTGATGAATTGTTAGATTATTATATAAGAAATAAAGATCATTTAAGTCCGTATGAACCTAGTAGAGATGCAAGTTTTTATACATATGAAATGCAAAGAGATATATTAATTGAAAGCTACAGACAATTGATGAGTGGTACAGGTTATGATTTGGGAATATATATAGATGATAAATTAATAGGTAAGGCAAAAGTATCTAATATAGTATATGGAATTTTCAAAAGTGCTATTTTAGGATATTCTATAGATAAGGATTATCAGGGTAAAGGATATATGAAAGAGGCTGTAAGACTTATTTTAGATTATGCAAAGAATGAATTAGAGCTACATAGAGTTGAGGCTTCGGTATTAGTAGATAATGAAAGATCTAAAGGTGTACTTTTGGGGTGTGGATTTAAAGAAATAGGAATAAATGAAAAATATCTATATATAAATGGAAGTTGGAGAGATCATTTAACTTTATATAAAATATTAGAAGATTAA
- a CDS encoding amino acid permease: protein MDSVNNCNGELKKGLKSRHLSMIAIGGSIGTGIFLAMGDTIHQAGAGGALIAYCLIGIMVYFLISSLGEMATFMPVSGSFGTYATEFIDPAVGFALGWNYWFNWAITIAAELVASSLIMKFWFPNIPGIIWSVLLLSIIVMLNLLSTKAYGESEFWFASIKVCTVIVFLIIGVLNIFGIMNGHAVGLSNFKSGGAFVGGFKSIFMVFLLAGFSFQGTELVGIAAGESENPETSIPKAVNSVFWRILLFYVGTIIVIGALIPIAEVGVQESAFTLVFEKAGIAGAASIMNAVILSSVLSAGNSGMYASSRMLYSMAKEGMAPKIFEKVTSKGVPANAVIATTVIASACFLTGLYAEDTVYVWLVGASGLVGFIAWMGIALCHYRFRKACEVQNFDLNKLPYKSKFFPYGPIIALVLCTIVILGQGLSFISSTGIDWMGLCSSYIGIPLFVVLFISYKIKHKTKVVDLKNVDLMKYAIKK from the coding sequence ATGGATTCAGTAAATAATTGTAATGGAGAATTAAAAAAAGGATTAAAATCTAGACACCTTAGTATGATTGCTATAGGCGGCTCTATAGGTACAGGTATATTTCTTGCTATGGGTGATACAATTCATCAAGCAGGTGCTGGTGGTGCATTAATTGCTTATTGCTTAATTGGTATAATGGTATATTTCTTAATTAGTAGCCTAGGTGAAATGGCAACATTTATGCCAGTTTCCGGTTCATTTGGTACATATGCAACAGAGTTTATCGACCCAGCTGTAGGCTTTGCACTTGGTTGGAACTATTGGTTTAACTGGGCAATAACAATTGCCGCTGAACTTGTTGCTTCATCTTTAATAATGAAATTTTGGTTCCCTAACATACCTGGTATAATATGGAGCGTTTTATTATTATCAATAATAGTTATGTTAAATCTATTATCAACAAAAGCTTATGGTGAATCTGAGTTTTGGTTTGCTAGTATAAAGGTTTGTACAGTTATAGTATTCTTAATAATCGGTGTTTTAAATATCTTTGGTATAATGAATGGACATGCTGTTGGACTTTCGAACTTTAAATCTGGTGGTGCATTTGTTGGAGGATTTAAGTCTATCTTTATGGTATTCCTATTAGCAGGTTTTTCATTTCAAGGTACAGAATTAGTAGGTATCGCAGCTGGAGAAAGTGAAAATCCTGAAACTTCAATACCTAAAGCTGTAAATAGTGTCTTTTGGAGAATATTACTTTTTTATGTAGGTACTATAATAGTAATTGGGGCGTTAATTCCTATAGCTGAAGTAGGTGTTCAAGAAAGTGCTTTCACTCTTGTATTTGAAAAGGCTGGTATAGCTGGAGCTGCTTCTATTATGAATGCTGTAATATTAAGCTCAGTATTATCTGCAGGTAATTCAGGAATGTACGCTTCAAGTAGAATGCTTTATTCAATGGCAAAAGAAGGTATGGCTCCTAAAATCTTTGAAAAAGTAACTTCTAAAGGAGTTCCTGCAAATGCTGTCATCGCAACTACAGTTATTGCATCAGCTTGTTTTTTAACTGGACTATATGCTGAAGATACTGTTTATGTATGGTTAGTTGGTGCATCTGGGTTAGTAGGCTTTATAGCTTGGATGGGGATAGCCCTTTGTCATTATAGATTTAGAAAAGCCTGCGAGGTTCAAAATTTTGATTTAAATAAATTACCTTATAAATCAAAATTCTTCCCATATGGCCCTATAATAGCATTAGTATTATGTACTATAGTAATTTTAGGACAAGGTCTTTCATTTATATCTTCAACAGGAATTGATTGGATGGGTCTTTGTTCATCATATATTGGAATTCCATTATTTGTAGTTTTATTTATAAGCTATAAGATAAAACACAAAACTAAAGTTGTTGATTTAAAAAATGTAGATTTAATGAAATATGCAATAAAGAAATAA
- a CDS encoding DUF4230 domain-containing protein, producing the protein MNLCKEGFFIFIPNFFKGKKKKSKLHFKISFILPLIFIIIGIFLGYKIFTKPKTPPKQWTLTENENKNVKFLTEESLVKEIRDVNKIIPLEIELSETIVVDKSWGDFEVFKKIKRIKFFANCSYAVDLSAIENKDITINKFKNEITLSLPKPKVFSVDIDEDKTIYEESSNGLLRFGDIKLTSEEFGVIQMEVAKTFESKMNDPEIYNKAVSNTTIVLEKVLNQIANNEMKVTINFKD; encoded by the coding sequence ATGAATTTATGCAAGGAGGGATTTTTTATTTTTATACCAAACTTTTTTAAGGGTAAGAAAAAGAAATCAAAACTACATTTTAAAATCTCTTTTATTCTTCCTCTTATCTTTATTATTATAGGCATATTCCTTGGATATAAAATTTTTACTAAACCTAAAACACCACCAAAACAGTGGACATTAACTGAAAATGAAAATAAAAATGTAAAATTTTTAACCGAAGAAAGTTTAGTAAAGGAAATTAGAGATGTAAATAAAATTATCCCATTAGAAATAGAGCTTTCTGAAACTATTGTTGTTGATAAAAGTTGGGGAGATTTTGAAGTCTTTAAAAAGATAAAAAGAATTAAATTCTTCGCTAATTGCTCTTATGCTGTAGATCTATCAGCTATTGAAAATAAAGATATAACTATCAATAAATTTAAAAATGAAATAACACTATCTCTTCCTAAGCCTAAAGTTTTTAGTGTGGATATTGATGAAGATAAAACTATTTATGAAGAATCCTCTAATGGACTACTTAGATTTGGAGATATAAAATTAACTTCTGAAGAATTCGGTGTAATTCAAATGGAAGTAGCTAAAACTTTTGAATCTAAAATGAATGACCCAGAAATATATAATAAAGCAGTATCTAATACAACAATAGTATTAGAAAAAGTTCTTAACCAGATTGCTAATAACGAAATGAAAGTAACCATAAACTTTAAAGATTAA
- the bioA gene encoding adenosylmethionine--8-amino-7-oxononanoate transaminase yields MNLVDKDLKYIWHPCSQMKDYEELKPMVIERGEGVYLYDIYGNRYLDAISSWWCNLFGHANERINNAIKAQIDKIEHVIFANFSNVPAIELSERLVNITPDRLQKVFFADNGSAAVEIALKMSFHYHQQIGKFKKQKFVAITDAYHGETLGALSVGDLDIYNKVYKPLMIDTYRVKGPNCYRCPYGEIRSSCDAECFEHMRLLIEGNNEEVSAIIVEPIVQGAAGMKIYSTKYLKKLRELCDKYDINLIADEIAVGYGRTGKMFACEHAEISPDIMCLSKGLTAGYMPMSVVMTSKKLYNAFYGDYSEYKAFLHSHTYSGNAMGCAIALEVLKIFEEDNVLDMINKKGKMLNDILIDELEGHPLIGEIRNIGLINAIELVQDKESKEPFNSEKRVGYEIYKIALKKGVILRPIANCIYFNPPYIIEEKEMREMVKVCKESLNKYMIKFLKD; encoded by the coding sequence ATGAATTTAGTAGATAAGGATTTAAAATATATTTGGCATCCTTGTTCTCAAATGAAGGATTATGAAGAACTTAAACCAATGGTTATTGAAAGAGGAGAAGGTGTTTATCTTTATGATATATACGGAAATAGATATTTAGATGCTATCAGTTCTTGGTGGTGCAATTTGTTTGGACACGCTAATGAAAGAATCAATAACGCAATTAAAGCTCAAATAGATAAGATAGAACATGTTATTTTTGCAAACTTTTCTAATGTACCAGCGATAGAGCTTAGCGAAAGGTTAGTAAACATTACTCCAGATAGATTACAAAAGGTGTTTTTTGCAGACAATGGTTCAGCAGCAGTAGAAATAGCTTTAAAAATGAGTTTTCATTATCATCAGCAAATAGGAAAATTTAAAAAGCAAAAGTTTGTTGCTATTACAGATGCGTATCATGGGGAGACCTTAGGAGCATTATCAGTAGGGGATTTAGATATATATAATAAAGTATATAAACCATTAATGATTGATACGTATAGAGTAAAAGGTCCAAACTGCTATAGATGTCCATATGGGGAAATTAGAAGTAGTTGCGATGCAGAATGTTTTGAACATATGAGATTATTAATAGAAGGTAATAATGAAGAGGTTTCAGCAATTATAGTAGAGCCAATAGTACAAGGGGCAGCGGGAATGAAGATTTATTCCACGAAATACTTAAAAAAGTTAAGAGAGTTATGTGATAAGTATGATATTAATTTAATAGCAGATGAAATAGCCGTTGGATACGGAAGAACAGGTAAAATGTTTGCGTGTGAGCATGCTGAAATAAGTCCTGATATTATGTGTTTATCAAAGGGGTTAACAGCAGGGTATATGCCTATGTCTGTAGTTATGACTTCTAAGAAATTATATAATGCATTTTATGGGGACTATAGTGAGTATAAAGCATTTTTACATTCGCACACTTATTCAGGAAATGCTATGGGCTGTGCAATTGCATTGGAAGTTCTAAAGATTTTCGAAGAAGACAATGTTTTAGATATGATAAATAAAAAAGGCAAGATGTTAAATGATATATTAATAGATGAGCTAGAAGGTCATCCTCTTATAGGTGAAATCAGAAATATAGGATTAATAAATGCAATAGAGCTAGTACAAGATAAGGAAAGTAAAGAACCCTTTAACAGCGAAAAAAGGGTTGGATATGAAATATATAAAATTGCTCTTAAAAAAGGAGTAATATTAAGACCTATAGCAAATTGTATATATTTTAATCCACCATATATAATAGAAGAAAAAGAAATGAGAGAAATGGTTAAAGTCTGCAAAGAAAGTTTAAATAAATATATGATTAAATTTTTAAAGGACTAA
- the bioD gene encoding dethiobiotin synthase → MEKSIFITGTDTDVGKTFVTSLIVKTLRDNGVDAGYFKGALSGALKEGNKLIPGDAKDVCMVSGLKETYDNLVSYTLENAYSPHLAARVKGVDISIEKIKADYQKMKNKYELLIVEGSGGAICPIKINDEETILLEDIIKYLGLSTIVVARAGLGTINHTTLTIKYLESIGIKVKGIILNEYNPQNIIHKDNKETIRVLTGIDRILTIPFVEKEKIDVDSLINFDMLISLLND, encoded by the coding sequence ATGGAAAAATCAATATTTATAACAGGGACAGACACCGATGTAGGAAAGACTTTTGTTACATCTTTAATAGTTAAAACACTTAGAGATAACGGAGTAGATGCAGGATATTTTAAGGGAGCATTAAGTGGAGCATTAAAAGAAGGTAATAAATTAATACCTGGAGATGCTAAAGATGTTTGTATGGTATCAGGATTAAAGGAAACTTATGATAATTTAGTTTCATATACATTAGAAAATGCTTACTCACCCCATTTGGCAGCTAGAGTTAAAGGTGTTGATATAAGTATTGAAAAAATAAAAGCTGACTATCAAAAGATGAAAAATAAATATGAATTGTTAATAGTTGAAGGTAGTGGAGGGGCAATATGTCCAATAAAGATAAATGATGAAGAAACTATTTTATTAGAAGATATTATAAAGTATTTAGGTTTATCTACAATAGTTGTTGCAAGAGCAGGACTAGGAACTATAAATCATACTACTTTAACTATTAAATATTTAGAATCCATAGGCATAAAGGTTAAAGGAATAATATTAAATGAATATAATCCACAAAATATTATTCACAAAGATAATAAAGAGACTATAAGGGTTTTAACAGGAATAGATAGGATATTAACTATTCCTTTTGTGGAAAAAGAAAAAATAGATGTGGATAGTTTAATAAATTTTGATATGTTGATAAGTTTATTAAATGATTAA
- the bioB gene encoding biotin synthase BioB produces MGYCSELMKRVLSGYEVTKEEALKLYNEPAEVLYKSADTIREKLAGSKIDLCSIINGKSGKCSEDCSYCAQSIHFKTGVTEYKLLSYEEIKAQAKENEKEGVDRFSIVTSGKGLVGEDFKSVVGYYKRLNDECNISLCASHGILNEDSLAKLTEVGVKRYHHNLETSRGYYKKICTTHSYDERVNTIKEAKKVGLEICSGGIIGLGESREDRIDMAIELRKLEVLSIPVNALMAIKGTPLEKQEALSEEEILRTIAVFRFINPKANIRLAAGRSLLNNNGDKAFKAGANATITGNLLTTCGNKICDDRKMIKALGLKVK; encoded by the coding sequence ATGGGATATTGCAGTGAGTTAATGAAGAGAGTTTTAAGTGGTTATGAAGTAACTAAAGAAGAAGCTTTAAAATTATATAATGAACCAGCAGAAGTTTTATATAAATCAGCAGATACAATAAGAGAAAAGTTAGCTGGAAGTAAGATAGACTTATGTTCAATAATAAACGGAAAAAGTGGAAAGTGTTCTGAGGATTGTTCATACTGTGCTCAATCAATTCACTTTAAAACTGGAGTAACGGAATATAAACTATTATCCTATGAAGAAATAAAAGCTCAAGCGAAGGAAAATGAAAAAGAGGGCGTAGATAGATTTTCTATAGTAACTTCAGGTAAAGGCTTAGTTGGGGAAGATTTTAAGTCGGTAGTAGGGTATTACAAAAGATTAAATGATGAATGCAATATAAGTTTATGTGCATCTCATGGAATTTTAAATGAAGATTCTCTAGCAAAACTTACTGAGGTTGGAGTTAAAAGATATCATCATAATTTAGAAACTTCAAGAGGGTATTATAAAAAGATATGTACAACTCATAGTTATGATGAAAGAGTAAATACAATTAAAGAGGCTAAAAAAGTAGGATTAGAGATTTGCTCCGGTGGAATAATAGGCCTTGGAGAAAGTAGAGAAGATAGAATTGATATGGCGATAGAATTAAGGAAATTAGAAGTATTGTCTATTCCAGTAAATGCACTTATGGCAATTAAGGGAACGCCTTTAGAAAAACAAGAAGCTTTAAGTGAAGAAGAAATACTTAGAACCATAGCTGTGTTTAGGTTTATAAATCCTAAAGCCAATATAAGATTAGCAGCTGGGAGAAGTCTTTTAAATAATAATGGGGATAAGGCTTTTAAAGCAGGAGCTAATGCAACAATTACAGGAAATTTATTAACTACTTGTGGTAATAAAATTTGTGATGATAGAAAGATGATTAAAGCTTTAGGATTGAAGGTGAAATAA
- a CDS encoding carbohydrate ABC transporter substrate-binding protein — MKKRRIALLLSSFMLISTLAGCGAKDGGTTDSGKEEENKVLKIAAFEGGYGKEYWEDLKANFEKEHEGVKVELTVANNLEEIIRPQIQSGNVPDLVYLATGRKEALTETFIKEQGLHDLSGVLDKKVPGEDVTVKDKILPGFLDTSATNPYGDGKTYLAPLFYSPTGLFYNKTLFKEKGYEVPKTWDGMFALGDKAKGDGLSLWAYPTAGYYDGTMAATLAGAGGVEAFDNAMNYAEGFWTSEKATLALDTLAKLKDYLEPSVVANANDQGFKNNQQLILDNKALFIPNGTWLPDEMKDAPRADGFEWGFTAYPAFKDGGDQYSYNFFEQMYIPKDAANKDLAEDFMAYMYSDEAVSIIAEKAKAVVPVKGSIEIASKYLDPLQIEMFQVYENGAKPVMGGFAATEPVEGVTFGDIYTGTVDSIMTGEKTVADWQKALQEASDKLRAAIIK, encoded by the coding sequence ATGAAAAAAAGAAGAATAGCACTTTTATTAAGTTCATTTATGCTAATTTCAACTCTAGCAGGTTGTGGGGCTAAAGATGGTGGGACAACAGACAGTGGTAAAGAAGAGGAAAATAAGGTTTTAAAAATAGCTGCTTTTGAGGGTGGATATGGTAAAGAGTATTGGGAAGATTTAAAAGCAAACTTTGAAAAAGAACATGAAGGGGTTAAGGTTGAATTAACAGTTGCGAATAACTTAGAAGAAATTATTCGTCCTCAAATTCAATCAGGAAATGTTCCAGATTTAGTTTATTTAGCTACTGGTAGAAAAGAAGCTTTAACTGAAACTTTCATTAAAGAACAAGGCTTACATGATTTATCAGGAGTATTAGATAAGAAGGTTCCAGGTGAAGATGTAACTGTAAAAGATAAGATTTTACCAGGATTCTTAGATACATCAGCAACTAATCCATATGGAGATGGAAAAACTTATTTAGCACCATTATTCTATAGTCCAACAGGATTATTCTATAATAAAACATTATTTAAAGAAAAGGGATATGAAGTGCCAAAGACTTGGGATGGAATGTTTGCTTTAGGTGATAAAGCTAAAGGGGATGGACTTTCTTTATGGGCATATCCTACAGCAGGATATTATGATGGTACGATGGCAGCAACATTAGCAGGAGCTGGTGGAGTAGAAGCATTTGATAATGCAATGAATTATGCAGAAGGTTTCTGGACTTCAGAAAAAGCAACATTAGCTTTAGATACATTAGCTAAGCTTAAAGACTATTTAGAACCATCAGTTGTTGCAAATGCAAACGATCAAGGATTTAAGAACAATCAACAATTAATTTTAGATAATAAAGCTTTATTTATTCCAAATGGAACTTGGTTACCAGATGAAATGAAGGATGCTCCAAGAGCAGATGGATTTGAATGGGGATTTACAGCATATCCAGCATTTAAGGATGGTGGAGACCAATATTCTTATAACTTCTTTGAACAAATGTATATTCCAAAAGATGCTGCAAATAAAGATTTAGCAGAAGATTTTATGGCTTATATGTATAGTGATGAAGCAGTTTCTATTATTGCTGAGAAAGCAAAAGCTGTTGTTCCTGTAAAGGGATCAATAGAAATTGCTAGCAAATATTTAGATCCATTACAAATTGAAATGTTCCAAGTTTACGAAAACGGAGCTAAGCCAGTTATGGGTGGATTTGCAGCAACTGAACCAGTTGAAGGTGTAACTTTTGGTGATATTTACACTGGAACAGTAGATTCAATAATGACTGGAGAAAAGACAGTTGCAGATTGGCAAAAAGCACTACAAGAAGCTAGTGACAAGTTAAGAGCAGCTATAATTAAATAG
- a CDS encoding DUF6903 family protein encodes MKKLIYAIVFFLSIFLVVKGNTMAGYAGLGVMFIGLAGILSELYLYNKRYQ; translated from the coding sequence ATGAAAAAACTAATTTATGCAATAGTATTTTTTCTTTCAATATTTTTAGTTGTAAAAGGAAATACCATGGCAGGTTATGCAGGATTAGGAGTTATGTTTATAGGATTAGCAGGAATACTTTCTGAATTATACCTATATAATAAAAGATATCAATAA
- the gnpA gene encoding 1,3-beta-galactosyl-N-acetylhexosamine phosphorylase, with amino-acid sequence MSKGRVTIPTDDNFIKETIDIVEKWGADAIRDCDGFKLPREIKGLAEKIYSTYFVARGDNEWANANREELQQTYLMTKHHLATEDSLAIKIMDGYFEEQVQPDSYHDVKEFWEVIDRTTGDVVSLDKWEYNEKTQEVTIKNIKPWHEYTVSFLAYCIWDPTQMYNHITNNWGDKPHEMPFDARKPKTNQHIFEAMHKWLDEHPETDVVRFTTFFYHFTLVFNNLAKEKFVDWFGYSSSVSAEALREFEKVKGYKLRPEHIIDQGYYNSSFRVPTKEYLDYMDFQQQFVALNVKKLVDIAHEHGREAMMFLGDNWIGTEPYGKYFEEIGLDAVVGSVGSGATLRMISDIPGVKYTEGRFLPYFFPDTFYEGNDPTIEARENWLTARRALMRKPVDRIGYGGYLSLAYKFPNFVEYIGKVCDEFREIYDNIDGNKPYCGLTVAILNCWGKLRTWQTHMVAHALWYKQIYTYLGVIEALSGMSLDVKFISFDDIKNDGIPEGIDVIINAGDAGTAFSGGEKWNDCDIITNVRKWIFNGGGFVGIGEPSAVLSGGHYFQLSDALGVEKELGFSLSTDKYFKTQVDSHFITEDLTQDMDFGESQKNIYATNANTEIIKIENGDLLMSANKYGKGRAVYIAGLPYSEQNTRLLMRSCFYAANKESEMKKWYVDNIYCEVSAYLKSNKYAIVNNSNEKQITNLYDGLGNVTKIELEPAEIRWMDI; translated from the coding sequence ATGAGTAAAGGAAGAGTTACTATACCAACAGACGATAATTTTATCAAGGAGACTATAGATATAGTAGAGAAATGGGGAGCAGATGCAATTCGTGATTGTGATGGATTTAAGTTGCCAAGAGAAATCAAAGGTTTAGCCGAAAAGATATATTCAACTTATTTTGTAGCACGTGGAGATAATGAGTGGGCTAATGCTAATAGAGAAGAGTTACAACAAACTTATTTAATGACAAAACATCATTTAGCTACAGAAGATTCTTTAGCAATTAAAATAATGGATGGATATTTTGAAGAGCAAGTTCAACCAGATTCATATCATGATGTTAAGGAATTCTGGGAAGTAATAGATAGAACTACAGGTGATGTAGTTAGTCTAGATAAATGGGAATATAATGAGAAAACTCAAGAAGTTACAATAAAGAATATTAAACCATGGCATGAATACACAGTCTCATTCTTAGCTTATTGTATTTGGGATCCAACTCAAATGTATAACCATATCACAAATAATTGGGGAGATAAACCTCATGAAATGCCATTTGATGCAAGAAAACCAAAAACTAATCAACATATTTTTGAGGCTATGCATAAATGGTTAGATGAACATCCAGAAACAGATGTTGTCCGTTTTACAACATTCTTCTATCACTTTACTTTAGTGTTTAATAATTTAGCTAAAGAAAAATTTGTAGATTGGTTTGGATATAGCTCAAGTGTTAGTGCTGAAGCTTTAAGAGAGTTTGAAAAAGTTAAGGGGTATAAGTTAAGACCTGAACATATAATTGATCAAGGTTATTATAATTCCTCCTTTAGAGTTCCAACAAAAGAATATTTAGATTATATGGATTTCCAACAACAGTTTGTGGCTTTAAATGTTAAAAAATTAGTTGATATAGCACATGAACATGGAAGAGAAGCTATGATGTTTTTGGGAGACAATTGGATAGGAACAGAACCTTATGGAAAATATTTTGAAGAGATTGGTTTAGATGCTGTAGTTGGTTCAGTAGGAAGTGGTGCAACTTTAAGAATGATTTCAGATATTCCAGGTGTTAAATATACAGAAGGACGTTTTTTACCATACTTCTTCCCTGACACTTTCTATGAAGGAAATGATCCAACTATAGAAGCAAGAGAAAATTGGTTGACTGCTAGAAGAGCTTTAATGAGAAAGCCTGTTGATAGAATAGGATATGGTGGATATTTATCTCTTGCATATAAGTTTCCTAACTTTGTAGAGTATATAGGTAAAGTATGTGATGAATTTAGAGAAATATATGATAACATAGACGGAAACAAACCATATTGTGGATTGACTGTTGCGATTTTAAATTGCTGGGGAAAACTTCGTACATGGCAAACTCATATGGTAGCTCATGCTTTATGGTATAAGCAAATTTATACTTATCTTGGAGTAATTGAAGCGTTAAGTGGTATGAGTTTAGATGTTAAGTTTATTAGTTTTGATGACATAAAGAATGATGGGATACCAGAAGGTATAGATGTAATAATAAATGCAGGTGATGCAGGAACTGCATTTAGTGGTGGAGAAAAGTGGAATGATTGTGATATAATAACAAATGTAAGAAAGTGGATTTTTAATGGCGGTGGATTTGTTGGAATAGGAGAGCCTTCTGCTGTGTTAAGTGGAGGACACTATTTCCAATTATCAGATGCGCTAGGAGTAGAGAAGGAATTAGGATTCTCATTAAGTACGGACAAGTACTTTAAGACTCAAGTAGATAGTCACTTTATAACAGAAGACTTAACTCAAGATATGGATTTTGGAGAAAGTCAAAAAAATATATATGCAACTAATGCTAATACAGAAATAATAAAAATCGAAAATGGTGATTTATTAATGTCTGCAAATAAATATGGAAAAGGTAGAGCTGTTTATATAGCAGGATTGCCTTATTCAGAGCAAAATACAAGATTATTAATGAGATCTTGCTTTTATGCAGCTAATAAAGAGTCGGAAATGAAAAAGTGGTATGTAGATAATATTTACTGTGAGGTTTCAGCTTATTTAAAATCTAATAAATATGCTATAGTAAATAATTCAAATGAAAAGCAAATAACTAATTTATATGATGGTTTAGGAAATGTAACTAAGATTGAATTAGAACCAGCTGAAATAAGATGGATGGATATATAG
- a CDS encoding carbohydrate ABC transporter permease, translating to MKKAFKEISAEKLLRIFMYLCLSIFALSILIPLGWAFLASMKHKSEFYGNPWALPQGFYFENFRKAFVEANMGEYFINSVIVTGLALIILLVVAIPAAYVLSRFEFKSKKIINLLFSAGLFINVNYIVVPIFLMVLDGEKLVKQIFAVPASLTLFLDSRIVVAIIYAATALPFTIYLLMNYLRTLPKAYEEAAYMDGCSNFKTLIHVIIPMAKPSILTVVLFNFLAFWNEYIIALTMLPNSGKTLPLGLINLMQVQKTATDYGAMYAGLVIVMIPTIILYILVQKKLTEGMTVGGIKE from the coding sequence ATGAAAAAGGCATTTAAAGAAATATCAGCTGAAAAATTATTGAGGATATTTATGTATTTATGTTTAAGTATTTTTGCATTAAGTATATTAATTCCTTTAGGATGGGCATTTTTAGCATCAATGAAGCATAAATCAGAATTTTATGGTAATCCATGGGCATTACCACAAGGGTTCTATTTTGAAAACTTCCGTAAAGCTTTTGTAGAAGCTAATATGGGAGAATACTTTATAAACTCAGTTATAGTAACTGGACTAGCTCTAATAATATTATTAGTAGTTGCTATACCAGCAGCTTATGTTTTATCAAGATTTGAATTTAAAAGTAAAAAAATCATTAACCTTTTATTTTCAGCAGGTTTATTTATAAACGTAAACTATATCGTTGTACCAATATTCTTAATGGTATTAGATGGAGAAAAATTAGTAAAACAAATATTTGCTGTACCAGCAAGTTTAACCTTATTTTTAGATAGCAGAATAGTGGTAGCTATAATTTATGCAGCAACAGCATTACCATTTACCATTTACCTATTAATGAATTATTTAAGAACATTACCCAAAGCATATGAAGAAGCCGCTTATATGGATGGATGTAGTAATTTCAAAACGTTAATACATGTAATAATTCCAATGGCAAAACCAAGTATTTTAACAGTCGTACTATTTAATTTCTTAGCTTTTTGGAATGAATATATAATTGCTTTAACAATGTTACCTAATAGTGGAAAGACATTGCCGTTAGGGTTAATAAATTTAATGCAAGTTCAAAAGACAGCAACAGATTATGGTGCAATGTATGCAGGACTTGTAATAGTAATGATACCAACAATAATTTTATATATATTAGTTCAAAAGAAATTAACAGAAGGAATGACAGTAGGCGGAATAAAGGAATAG